One region of Triticum aestivum cultivar Chinese Spring chromosome 6B, IWGSC CS RefSeq v2.1, whole genome shotgun sequence genomic DNA includes:
- the LOC123136144 gene encoding protein NLP3 isoform X2, with product MVMEVEADMERVLGGFSLRLSDRDDSDGSGGGRGGGGHDEADGGGAVKERIARALRLYKESSSGGEGGALVQVWAPARDGERRRVLATRGQPFVLPSRCRRLLQYRTVSLAHVFAVGGGGGQGERATWEERGLPGRVFEARAPEWTPNVQFYGTGEYARMSYALIYDIQASLALPILDPADPRRCLAVLELVFTAAPAARFAAEAHKLCKALQAVSLRGSEICHPVPPTEICNSEATQAAMSEVSGLLAAVREAHELPLAQAWVRCKQCTRTDVDDDAQHFSLTTAGAPFHLGAHYGGFRDACAEHHLRRGQGLVGEAASVRGPRFCADVARRSKDAYPLAHYARMHGLAGCLAVPLRLPPSAMDVGDDGQVEEECVVLEFFLPPDWRSAGEQKAMVDAVAATIRKECSGNHLEATSDLQDLSLEAVLADADTAHELNNRGDYVTNDSDEEDGDQAGGVHGADQSGAEDRVPPPETKKTGRKAGRPVSLKELQGYFSGSLKDAARSLGVCPTTMKRICRQHGISRWPFRKISKVNRALGKIRAIESVDCSSKPTAASSSTSRRAPAPRLPCLSSALGEDTSSQGSSQDPPPLTKTTMRKSLLWHSNGAEGELVTIKANYRGDIIRFRVPCSAGVAAVKEEVAKRLGLDAGTFDVKYLDDDHEWVLLSCDADFQECLDVAPGLPASSTMAGGAGAVSPVVRLMVQEVADNHRSSCGSSD from the exons ATGGTGATGGAGGTGGAGGCCGACATGGAGCGCGTTCTCGGCGGCTTCAGCCTCCGGCTCAGCGACCGCGACGACAGCGATGGGAGCGgcggcggccgaggaggaggagggcacGACGAGGCGGACGGCGGGGGCGCGGTGAAGGAGCGGATCGCGCGGGCGCTGCGGCTGTACAAGGAGTCGAGCAGCGGCGGCGAAGGCGGTGCGCTGGTGCAGGTCTGGGCGCCGGCGCGGGACGGGGAGCGCCGCCGCGTGCTGGCCACCCGCGGGCAGCCGTTCGTGCTCCCCTCGCGGTGCCGGCGGCTGCTCCAGTACAGGACGGTCTCGCTGGCGCACGTGTTcgccgtgggcggcggcggcgggcagggcGAGCGCGCGACGTGGGAGGAGCGCGGGCTGCCGGGGCGGGTGTTCGAGGCGCGGGCGCCCGAGTGGACGCCCAACGTGCAGTTCTACGGCACCGGCGAGTACGCGCGCATGAGCTACGCGCTCATCTACGACATCCAGGCCAGCCTCGCCCTCCCCATCCTCGACCCCGCCGACCCGCGCCGCTGCCTCGCCGTCCTCGAGCTCGTCttcaccgccgcccccgccgcacgCTTCGCCGCCGAGGCCCACAAGCTCTGCAAGGCCCTCCAG GCCGTGTCATTGAGAGGCTCCGAGATCTGCCACCCCGTGCCACCGACCGAG ATATGCAACTCAGAGGCGACTCAGGCGGCCATGTCGGAGGTGTCGGGGCTGCTGGCCGCCGTCCGCGAAGCCCACGAGCTGCCGCTGGCGCAGGCCTGGGTGAGGTGCAAGCAGTGCACCCGTACGGACGTCGACGACGACGCCCAGCATTTCTCCCTGACGACGGCCGGAGCCCCGTTCCACCTAGGCGCGCACTACGGCGGCTTCCGCGACGCCTGCGCCGAGCACCACCTGCGGCGCGGCCAGGGGCTCGTGGGCGAGGCGGCGTCGGTGCGCGGGCCACGTTTCTGCGCCGACGTCGCCAGGCGGTCCAAGGACGCCTACCCGCTCGCGCACTACGCCCGCATGCACGGCCTGGCCGGGTGCCTCGCCGTGCCCCTGCGACTACCACCGTCCGCCATGGACGTCGGCGACGACGGCCAGGTAGAGGAAGAATGCGTGGTGCTGGAGTTCTTCCTCCCGCCGGACTGGAGGAGCGCCGGGGAGCAGAAGGCCATGGTGGACGCCGTCGCAGCTACGATCAGGAAAGAATGCTCCGGCAATCACCTGGAGGCGACGAGCGACCTGCAAGATTTGTCCTTGGAGGCCGTTCTTGCCGATGCTGACACTGCCCATGAACTGAACAATCGTGGGGACTATGTTACCAATGATTCAGACGAGGAGGACGGCGATCAAGCAGGAGGCGTCCATGGCGCGGACCAAAGTGGAGCCGAGGATCGTGTACCTCCACCGGAGACGAAGAAGACCGGAAGGAAGGCCGGAAGACCTGTCAGTCTTAAGGAGCTGCAAGGATACTTCTCAGGGAGCCTGAAAGATGCTGCGAGGAGCCTCGGCG TGTGCCCGACGACGATGAAGCGCATCTGCAGGCAGCACGGCATATCGAGATGGCCATTCCGGAAGATCAGCAAGGTGAACCGTGCCCTCGGCAAGATCAGGGCCATCGAATCGGTGGATTGCTCATCGAAGCCAACTGCTGCTTCTTCTTCCACCTCTCGCCGAGCTCCAGCCCCTCGTCTGCCATGCTTGTCAAGTGCTCTAGGAGAAGACACCTCCTCCCAAGGCTCAAGCCAAGATCCTCCACCTCTCACCAAAACCACAATGCGCAAGTCTTTGCTGTGGCACAGCAATGGCGCGGAGGGGGAGCTGGTGACCATCAAGGCGAACTACAGAGGGGACATCATCAGGTTCAGGGTGCCGTGCTCTGCCGGCGTAGCGGCAGTAAAGGAGGAGGTGGCCAAGAGGCTGGGCCTAGATGCTGGCACCTTCGACGTCAAGTACCTCGACGACGACCATGAGTGGGTGCTCCTGTCCTGCGATGCCGATTTCCAGGAGTGCCTTGATGTCGCTCCGGGACTGCCAGCGTCCTCAACAATGGCTGGCGGAGCTGGAGCGGTGTCTCCAGTTGTCAGGCTAATGGTGCAGGAGGTAGCTGATAACCATCGGAGCTCTTGTGGTAGCTCAGATTAG
- the LOC123136144 gene encoding protein NLP3 isoform X1 produces the protein MVMEVEADMERVLGGFSLRLSDRDDSDGSGGGRGGGGHDEADGGGAVKERIARALRLYKESSSGGEGGALVQVWAPARDGERRRVLATRGQPFVLPSRCRRLLQYRTVSLAHVFAVGGGGGQGERATWEERGLPGRVFEARAPEWTPNVQFYGTGEYARMSYALIYDIQASLALPILDPADPRRCLAVLELVFTAAPAARFAAEAHKLCKALQAVSLRGSEICHPVPPTEVRAATCEPWICNSEATQAAMSEVSGLLAAVREAHELPLAQAWVRCKQCTRTDVDDDAQHFSLTTAGAPFHLGAHYGGFRDACAEHHLRRGQGLVGEAASVRGPRFCADVARRSKDAYPLAHYARMHGLAGCLAVPLRLPPSAMDVGDDGQVEEECVVLEFFLPPDWRSAGEQKAMVDAVAATIRKECSGNHLEATSDLQDLSLEAVLADADTAHELNNRGDYVTNDSDEEDGDQAGGVHGADQSGAEDRVPPPETKKTGRKAGRPVSLKELQGYFSGSLKDAARSLGVCPTTMKRICRQHGISRWPFRKISKVNRALGKIRAIESVDCSSKPTAASSSTSRRAPAPRLPCLSSALGEDTSSQGSSQDPPPLTKTTMRKSLLWHSNGAEGELVTIKANYRGDIIRFRVPCSAGVAAVKEEVAKRLGLDAGTFDVKYLDDDHEWVLLSCDADFQECLDVAPGLPASSTMAGGAGAVSPVVRLMVQEVADNHRSSCGSSD, from the exons ATGGTGATGGAGGTGGAGGCCGACATGGAGCGCGTTCTCGGCGGCTTCAGCCTCCGGCTCAGCGACCGCGACGACAGCGATGGGAGCGgcggcggccgaggaggaggagggcacGACGAGGCGGACGGCGGGGGCGCGGTGAAGGAGCGGATCGCGCGGGCGCTGCGGCTGTACAAGGAGTCGAGCAGCGGCGGCGAAGGCGGTGCGCTGGTGCAGGTCTGGGCGCCGGCGCGGGACGGGGAGCGCCGCCGCGTGCTGGCCACCCGCGGGCAGCCGTTCGTGCTCCCCTCGCGGTGCCGGCGGCTGCTCCAGTACAGGACGGTCTCGCTGGCGCACGTGTTcgccgtgggcggcggcggcgggcagggcGAGCGCGCGACGTGGGAGGAGCGCGGGCTGCCGGGGCGGGTGTTCGAGGCGCGGGCGCCCGAGTGGACGCCCAACGTGCAGTTCTACGGCACCGGCGAGTACGCGCGCATGAGCTACGCGCTCATCTACGACATCCAGGCCAGCCTCGCCCTCCCCATCCTCGACCCCGCCGACCCGCGCCGCTGCCTCGCCGTCCTCGAGCTCGTCttcaccgccgcccccgccgcacgCTTCGCCGCCGAGGCCCACAAGCTCTGCAAGGCCCTCCAG GCCGTGTCATTGAGAGGCTCCGAGATCTGCCACCCCGTGCCACCGACCGAGGTGCGTGCCGCGACTTGCGAACCATGG ATATGCAACTCAGAGGCGACTCAGGCGGCCATGTCGGAGGTGTCGGGGCTGCTGGCCGCCGTCCGCGAAGCCCACGAGCTGCCGCTGGCGCAGGCCTGGGTGAGGTGCAAGCAGTGCACCCGTACGGACGTCGACGACGACGCCCAGCATTTCTCCCTGACGACGGCCGGAGCCCCGTTCCACCTAGGCGCGCACTACGGCGGCTTCCGCGACGCCTGCGCCGAGCACCACCTGCGGCGCGGCCAGGGGCTCGTGGGCGAGGCGGCGTCGGTGCGCGGGCCACGTTTCTGCGCCGACGTCGCCAGGCGGTCCAAGGACGCCTACCCGCTCGCGCACTACGCCCGCATGCACGGCCTGGCCGGGTGCCTCGCCGTGCCCCTGCGACTACCACCGTCCGCCATGGACGTCGGCGACGACGGCCAGGTAGAGGAAGAATGCGTGGTGCTGGAGTTCTTCCTCCCGCCGGACTGGAGGAGCGCCGGGGAGCAGAAGGCCATGGTGGACGCCGTCGCAGCTACGATCAGGAAAGAATGCTCCGGCAATCACCTGGAGGCGACGAGCGACCTGCAAGATTTGTCCTTGGAGGCCGTTCTTGCCGATGCTGACACTGCCCATGAACTGAACAATCGTGGGGACTATGTTACCAATGATTCAGACGAGGAGGACGGCGATCAAGCAGGAGGCGTCCATGGCGCGGACCAAAGTGGAGCCGAGGATCGTGTACCTCCACCGGAGACGAAGAAGACCGGAAGGAAGGCCGGAAGACCTGTCAGTCTTAAGGAGCTGCAAGGATACTTCTCAGGGAGCCTGAAAGATGCTGCGAGGAGCCTCGGCG TGTGCCCGACGACGATGAAGCGCATCTGCAGGCAGCACGGCATATCGAGATGGCCATTCCGGAAGATCAGCAAGGTGAACCGTGCCCTCGGCAAGATCAGGGCCATCGAATCGGTGGATTGCTCATCGAAGCCAACTGCTGCTTCTTCTTCCACCTCTCGCCGAGCTCCAGCCCCTCGTCTGCCATGCTTGTCAAGTGCTCTAGGAGAAGACACCTCCTCCCAAGGCTCAAGCCAAGATCCTCCACCTCTCACCAAAACCACAATGCGCAAGTCTTTGCTGTGGCACAGCAATGGCGCGGAGGGGGAGCTGGTGACCATCAAGGCGAACTACAGAGGGGACATCATCAGGTTCAGGGTGCCGTGCTCTGCCGGCGTAGCGGCAGTAAAGGAGGAGGTGGCCAAGAGGCTGGGCCTAGATGCTGGCACCTTCGACGTCAAGTACCTCGACGACGACCATGAGTGGGTGCTCCTGTCCTGCGATGCCGATTTCCAGGAGTGCCTTGATGTCGCTCCGGGACTGCCAGCGTCCTCAACAATGGCTGGCGGAGCTGGAGCGGTGTCTCCAGTTGTCAGGCTAATGGTGCAGGAGGTAGCTGATAACCATCGGAGCTCTTGTGGTAGCTCAGATTAG